CGGGAAGTCCTCGCCGAGCGTGATCTTCACGTATGGATAGGACTTGTCGTCCTTGAGGCGGATGTTGTACCGAGGCTTGTGCTGCTTGATGAGGTTCGCCTCGAGGAGGTACGCCTCGGAGATCGACCCCGTCACCGCGAACTCGACCCGTTCCGAACGCTCGACCATGCGGACGTGGCGCACGTCGAGGCTGGGGCCGAAATACGCGCGGACCCGGTCCCGGAGGACATCGGCCTTGCCCACGTAGAGGACGCGACCGCGGCTGTCCTTGAACAGGTAGACGCCCGGCGCGTCCGGGAAGGACGCGACCTGGGCCTCGAGGCTCTCGCGCCGCTCGTCCTTGTTCATGCTCGGGAGTCCAACGGCTATCCTTTCACGCGGCGGAGGGAACTTTGCGCGAAGCGAAAGACACCGGCGCGGCCCCGAAGCGTGCTCGGCGATCGGTCCAGTCGGTCGACCGGGCGCTCGACCTGCTCGAGGCGCTGGCGGCGGCCGAGGGCGAGGTCTCGATCACCGCCCTCGCTGCGCGCACCACCCTCCATGTGTCCACGGTCCATCGTCTCCTATCCACGCTGCTACGTCGCGGGTATGTTCGCCAGAACCCTGAAACGAGCCGCTACTACGCCGGCGCGAAGCTGGCGACGCTGTCCGAGGGCCGGTCGCGCTTCGGCGAACTCCGCCTCCGCGTTCGGCCGGTGCTGCGGGCGATCACCGAAGCCACTCGTGAGACCGCCAACCTCGTCGTCCTCGACGATCTGGCCGCCGTGTACATCGAGACGATCCCGAGTCCGCAGGTGGTGCGGCTCTTCACGCAGGCCGGCAACCGCGTGCCGCTCCACGCTACCGGTGCGGGCAAGGCGATCCTCGCCGCGCTTCCGGCCGCGCGACGCGACGGCGTCCTCGAT
This is a stretch of genomic DNA from Candidatus Limnocylindria bacterium. It encodes these proteins:
- a CDS encoding IclR family transcriptional regulator; amino-acid sequence: MREAKDTGAAPKRARRSVQSVDRALDLLEALAAAEGEVSITALAARTTLHVSTVHRLLSTLLRRGYVRQNPETSRYYAGAKLATLSEGRSRFGELRLRVRPVLRAITEATRETANLVVLDDLAAVYIETIPSPQVVRLFTQAGNRVPLHATGAGKAILAALPAARRDGVLDRLELRPYTPHTIVDPATLRRALEEIRERGYAIDDEEYDDGVRCVAVPVMGAPSELIGALSISAPANRLTRQRCTELVPLLRRSASELAAALREKTEPSA